DNA sequence from the Camelus dromedarius isolate mCamDro1 chromosome 24, mCamDro1.pat, whole genome shotgun sequence genome:
GGAACCTCAGTGACTCAAGCCGAGGTGACACATGCCTGTTGACCTCTTACTCAGGCACTGAGGTGCCTCAGAAATTGAAGGCAGAGTCTAAAGGAACATTAAGGGTGGTGGACAGCAAGGACAGGGAGCAGCAGATTCTCCTCAAATCCTCATTCTCAAATATTGAGGGCTTTTTAATCGTATGTTCTTGTTTCATCTGGTAAAATTGTCTTCTGCTTTTCTTGTGATAAGTGCGGAAGAGAAGTCTGATTTTAGGATTCTAGTTACTTCGGCACATGAGCTGAGCTCCTGATGTGTGTGGGGGCGACGTGCTTCAGCTGAGGATGGCTGGTTGGTCAGTGGTGTCCCATCTTTCCCCCCAGGAGATGACAAGAGAAATGATGGCAGTCCATCCTTGGAACTCTTttttactgtctctctctctctgtagaGCCCTGCGCTGGGTTACACCCCAGATGCTTTGTGTCCCTGTTAATGAAGAAATTCCAGAAGTATCTGATATGGTGGTGAAAGCAATCACAGGTCAGTGAAACTGAGCGCTTTTATATTTGGATGTTTTTGCCTTGAAGTTAGCATTTTCCTTTATAAATCTATACATATTTCAGTGAGCAAAAAGACAGTATTTCTAAAATGCAGACTGCCAAAGATACACTGGAATGTGGTAAAAGTGATTTAGGAGTGTTAGTTCTATGAATTTGAAGCATCCGATTAGTAGGTAAATCACTTTCCCCCTTCATTTTCAATGACCAAGTTCTCTTATTTCTTGGGCATTGAACTAAAGTCAAATATAGCtagggtaaatttttaaaactcagttgaATTTATATATTCAAACTAATTTTGGAGGGAGGGAATTGGGGAGGCAATGTCATCCCCAATTAAGAATTATATATTACAGTGATGCCTCTGATTGGTTGTTAATCAGAGACgtgctttgaattatttttctggtttgttcaagaaataaatgaagtgccCTAAATTGTTGTAGCTCTGACACTCTGGATAGATCCAGGCATCTAATAAGGTTCCTGTTCCTTATTCATAGGAGTAATCCAACAGAAGTGCaacacaaaagttaaaaaaaaaaaaaatggaggagacATCCAACTTTGGCCAACTTCTCCTTAATTAGGAGAGGAGTTGGAAAGACTTGCTGATTTAAAGATTGTTAATGAACTTCTGCAGGGAAGGGAAGTGGGTCAGCTGATGTTAGCACTGTCAAAGGCACACCATTGAGTAGGCTCCTTTGGTTATAAGAACCAGATGCACTCAAGTTACAGGAAGAAATGGAGTTTGCTTAAGATACTATCAGGGTTGGAAGGGAGGAGGACTGTCACAGAAACCTAGCTCCAAGTTAAGGGACTGAGTCGTCCGCTGGTTAATGTGATTCTTCTGCTTTCTCGGTTTCTCCTTCTCTTTGTACGTTTTTGCATTCGTCTCCTGttataaaattcattattttctgtAATTCCCCTTGTAGAGTCTAATTAGCGTCTCTAAATACTGTCATGCTTGTGTTCAGTGCTCTTCTGCTGGGCTATCATGGGTCCCATGAATTGATTCCTTTGGGTCAAGGCCCACTCCCACGCCTGCGTTTTGCTCAGGGAACATCTGTAAGAGATTGAAGGTAAAATCTAGACATGGACCTTGTACTCACATTTTCCCCGAGACTCTTAACTAGAAAGTTCAAGACCAACTGATTTATGTTTAAAGTACTGCATAGGAATTTATGTTGAGGACTCTTTTCTGAAAGCTGCAGTACAGACCTAGTAAAACCAGAAACTGCAAGTTCCAGACCGTTGTttacttaaaaatagaaataagaaagagGATTTCAGTACATCAGCAGTTTATTAATAGAACTGAGGGTGGAACTTTTCTCTCCAGACATGTAAGATGGAGTTTCAGGAGATCTTTTCGATAGGaaaaattcagccataaaattttaaaagccttcttactttttttcattttagccccCTCATCTTCCCAATCCAAGTTGCAGGCATATTCTGCCCCTGAGGACCAAAGTTTATGTGATTATTTTCTTCCTAATCTAAACTTGTCAGCCTTAGTGCAGGAGAAGTTGGAAAGGACAGTCTATAACAATAGTCTTAAATATTGGAGATAATCAGCTTAATTTCTCCAAATCACCTTATGTGCTACTGATCAGAACTATCAGCTTTGTTTATAAATACAGCTTTgtttataaattaatgaattgAGGCATTTTCCCTTTTACTTGCTATCTGTCTTATAGTGGGTAGACCCCATGGATGCTACTTAAAAcgtcctgcagtgcacaggacagtcccctaAAGCAGAGAATTAtacagcccaaaatgtcaatagtgcccaGTTTGATTGACCTAGAAGAACAGCctactttgttttcaaaaccCCATTAAAGATAAGTCCAGACATCTGCTAAGATAGAATACACATACTCCACCCTGTTTTTCCTACTGATTATGAGTAAAAGCTCTGGAGAGACGCAAAGCAGTATCTGAGGACTCTGAAAAGTAACTAACAGCAGGCAGATTGGGAAGGGAAGTCATTGCTAGAGGAACACCCAATGCAGTGgggtttcttgttttgtttgcttttccctgCTATGTCTCCTAGTTTGAACTTGAGGGCAGTGCAAATCATGGAACTAAACATCAGGTTGGGGGGTCCAAAAGGGtcagaaccaaaaagaaacttctttCAGGCTAAAGGATGCTCAGGAAGGGTGGGGTTCACTACAAGATGAAGAGTGGGGGGAAAAAtcccttgggttttgttttgttttttcctttattctccttCCTTTTACTTCTGTTCTCTTCCTTTTCACACTCCTGTCCATACCCCTTGGCCGTGGCAGCAGCTGCACGTGCATCCAGATGAAAAGTAcagttaaaaaaatgataatcatagtctttaaaaaattaaaataaaaaaataaagtactggCATGCCTAGGAGATACTGTGGCTTCaattccagaccaccacaataaagcaagtaaCACGATAAAGCAAGTCagacaaattttttggtttcccaatgtatataaaagttacatttatgCTATACTATAGTCTTTTCAGTGTGCAATAGTGttatgtctgaaaaaacaatgtatgtaccataattttaaaatactttattgctaaaaaatgccaaaGCAATTACAGCAGTAAGATCAAAGTTCACCAATCACTACAGCAAATATAATagtgatgaaaaagtttgaagtattgcaagaattaccaaaatgtgacacagagatacaaaatgtgcaaatactgttggaaaaatagtgCCAATATATTGACTTgctcgatgcagggttgccacaaacctctaatttgtaaaaaaaatagaGTATCTGTGAAACTCAATAAAATGATGTGTGGATATAATTCACCTTTTATTCACTTTCAAacttaaataataaagattaatgAGAAAATGGTTAACTGTCCAAAATAGAGaatgaaacaataataaaaagtagAAGACTAAAAAGGgtgaaaaatggttaaaaaatacataaattcctTCAAATCTTTTTGGTGAttagttctttttaaatagaaaaataaacagactgagacatAATAACCATAATTACAACCCAGAATTAAAAGGTTAAAGAAACTAAACAATAcaataagcaaaaattaaatgtCATACAATAGACAGATAAGTAGGGGGACTAGTATTAGTagagtattagtattagtattagtaaaTTAAAATAAGGCCAGTGTTACTGCCCCGCACACATTGGGGTCTGGTGGTCCTGTGAGGGTTTCCCCAGGTAGCTGACCTCGGGGATGAGAGCTGAGAGCAGAAAGAACACTGTGGCGTGTTCCACCATCCCACCTAAATCTGAAACATTTATTCTTGCTAGTGGCAAGAAACTGCTGTCAAATGAAGCTGCCTCAGCTATTTTTGTCCATGATGTTCCAGACTGAAGCAGATACATACATCCAAAGGCACACCCCACCTCCCCTTGTGTTGTCCTGACAGTGCTGAGTTTGTGCCTAACTGTTCCTCATTGTCTCTCCTAGTCTTTGTAACAAAGAATGTGCGTTTATAAGAGCCCACCGGTTGGACTTGGTGATAGTTAAGGGCAgggaaataaatttcttctgagagaaataaaatatagtttatgAGATGAAATGTGTACCCTTGTTCATCCGCTCTGTTAACCAGCAGGTTATAAGTTTCATAAAGGTGTTCTAGATATTCGTAGCTAGTAGAGATTTACGTGCCCTGAGGACTGGCCACTGTGGACCTCCATGTGATGGATTTCGGCCGCCTGTATTTTGCTATCCAATACAAGATGGCTTTTGTATAGTAGCCACGCTTCTAAAAAGCAGTATGCAAACTGAGGCTTTCTGAACTGAGTTTGATAATGTATTAAGAGGAACAGAAGCAGTAAAAAGGCTGCTTGTTTCTCCATGGAGCTTTTAAGCAGTTTACCATCAGAATCAGAAGAatgggctttagagtcagataGACTTGGTTTCAAATCCCCCTCTCCGGTCACTTGCTGTTGTACAATCTCAGGCAAATCATTGAACTTCTCTGAAGCTTAGTTCTCTTAAAAATAGTAGTATACATTGCATGATctgaagatggaaagaaagatgcTTGGGAGCGTACTGTGCAGTGCCTGGCTCAGGGTCATGTGTTTTGGCAGTCTAAGTTTTTCGTGCACTAAGTTAACGGAGAAGGGGTTAGCAGGGGTACCTCTGTGACGTAGTAGATAAAAGTGATTATCCTAATGCCTCTTTTATGTAATGATATTCTCACTGGGAGCAACGTCTTCTCTCCTTTATAGATATCATTGAAATGGACTCGAAGCGGGTGCCTCGGGATAAGTTGGCCTGCATCACCAAATGCAGCAAGCACATCTTCAATGCCATCAAGATCACCAAGAATGAGCCAGCTTCAGCTGATGACTTCTTACCCACTCTCATCTACATCGTTTTGAAGGGCAACCCCCCGCGCCTTCAGTCGAACATCCAGTACATCACCCGCTTCTGCAACCCAAGCCGACTGATGACTGGAGAGGATGGCTACTATTTCACCAACCTAGTAAGTATTTGGTTTATTGGTGGTGTGGAGAAGAACCAGGAAGGTGTAGGTATTTTAAGGATGTGACAGCTCACTCACAGGCCTGTGACATGATACTGCTCCTGAGCTGCGGGGTCATTGTAGCTGAGGATGCTTCTCGGTGTCACAGAGCACGTGTGaccaggccacacacacaccccacctcccaggccGTGACCACTGTGGTGCTCGTACAGGAAATGTGATGGCCACGTTGAGGGGGCTCTGCTGTTGTTGGCCGTCACTCCCCTGAGCCGCTCGCTTAGTCAGGTTGACTCAACTATGAATAAGTCAGCTCTTGGACTGATTCCTATATTAAAAAACTTAAgaggtatttttttgttttatttctacaaGTTACCTCTTAAAAATGAATACTGAGATATTTTAAGAAAGTATCAGTTTAGAGGATGTGAAATGATTTTCAACTATTTTTCGTTGCAGTGCTAATTGGTTCTAGGCAAGACAGTAGTAAATGTATGTACGTGTAAGTTATAAGGCCAAATACTTCCTTTTACTGACCGCTGAACTTCTCCTTGTTTGCTTTAGACTAGGTTGATTTTCAAGCCAATGAATTTGAGCCTCGAGACCCCTTATGTGCTTTGTTTCCTGTGCTGGAAATTGTATAGGggatagggagggagggaaggccagGCCACTTAAGGAAGCATTTCTGCTAAATTGTCTACAAAGATGGGTACTTGAATCTCCAACGCTCCAGAAATttgttgtgatttatttttacttcctaaATATGTATTCACTTTTGTAcctaattttgtgatttttttttcccttttcctttaaaTGCGTTCACCAAAGTGTATAAGCTTCCAGTCCCTCAAAACCTGTTCCTGCCCCACTTCCTCGTCACCCTCGGCCACTGCATTCAGCTGCTCATCACTGCAGTGCCGGCCTCTGGGGATGTGGTTTGCAGGTGGAAGGACGTGGAGTGCTCTTTTTCAGGATGGTGCTTGCTCCATCGTTTGCAGTGTTTTTCATCCTTCCAGACACTTGGTTGTTTAAACTATACTCCACAAAAACATTTAAGTGGCTGAAGTATTCATATTTCTTAACATAAGTGAGACATGCACTTGACTGCTGGCGAAGGGTATTTTGGATTCAGTTCTTTATCCAGAGAGTCCCAGGCAGTCTGAAATCCCTgagaggtgtggggagggggacgTGGCTGGTGGTCGGAGAAATGAAGCAGGAGGTGGTTAAGGGTGGCGCTCGTTGCCGACAGTGGAGGCTGCAGGCTCACTTGCCCCCAGCTGCTTCCCAGCCCCTTGACTGACAGCCTAAACTAGCCTGCACCgtctttcttcatcttcttcttgCCTGACTCAGAGTCTGGCTTCTACTCCCCCTGCTCCAATGAAACTGCTCTGGCATAAGGAAAGGATCTGCATTGCCAAATCTCATGGGAACTCTCAGTCTTGCTGCTTTAACACTCCTCGTGACTCCTTTCTTCTAGAACTTCTCATGTCCCTTGGCTTTCACAATTctacttctccttccttctctctttgagGCCTCATGTCCTCTGCTTCCTCTTGAACATGTTATTCCCTGGGGTTCTGTCCTCTGCGCATCTCTCTCCCTAGGGTGTCTCTTCCGGTCACAGCTCTGCTGGTCACCTGTACAGCGATGGCCTTCAGGCTTGTGTCACCTGGTTCCGACCTCACACTGAGCTCCACTTCCAGTTATATATCGTGCCTCAAATTTACTTTGATCAAAACTGAAACTTCTTTCCCatcagatattttttctttcccgACGTACACTCTCTCCATTAGTGACAGTACCGTGTATCCATCCCCCTAAGCCAGGAGCGTGGGCACCGTCTAGGATGCCTCCTGTCTCCAGGTGACAGGCTGCGGCAATTCCACACATGGGCTGAGCTGTGGGGAAGGGCCAGACAGCGCGCTCTCAGCATCGAGTCTGTTGTAATAGACTGGCTACATATTCTTTAAGGAGATGATTCACTTTTTTATGAATAATAAGGTAGGAGCCTGTGAATGAGTTTCTCAGAAGAAATTCTGAGAGCCGTcctattttctcctgtttctagCTCAtgtttttcttatgaaaatagcttttaaaaaaagaatgtgaaaatggtGTGTACTTCTTGTAGAAAAATGTCATTAATATAAGGAAGTATAACTAACCTGTCTGTGTCACTGAGCATTTGCCCCAGCATTTCTATACTAATAATTGCTACCATTTATTCATTGCTTATCAAAGACCTCTGAGCTAAGTGTGTTACGTGTGTTATGTTGTTTAATTCTCAGAATAAATCTGGGTGGTAtgaccccccattttacagatgtggaaacctCAGAGAGCTTAGGTAACTTTCCAAGAGTCACACAACTCGGTTGTCAAGTGACAGGTGACAGTTCACTCAGGCTGTCTGATTTCAAAGCTTGTTCTGGTAACCGTTTGATGTTAAAATCTCTGAGGACCAGAGGTCAGTGTGCCACACCAGTACCGGGGGACTTGCTCAGCAGCTGGCCATGCACTGGGGGGTGCTGTCAGCTGGCATGGCCTCAGAAGGGGAAGGGCTTTTAGGGGGCGTGCCCCCCAGATGCTTGGCCCTGGAGCCCCAGCCACACTGCAGGGACGCAGAGAGCCTCTGACTTCAAGGACTCACACGGGAAGCACTGTAATAGCCACTGTGGAACAAGTACTGAAGGTGCCTCTTCAGATACCTCACTCCGTACAGGACCCTAGGACCTCTGAACACCCAAGGAGAGGACTGAATTTCTGACAGTCAGACTCAGTGAAGTTGGCAATTagatttaacttttttgtttaagGAAGAAATTGTTATTTCAGATTGGAGTATAGAAGAAACAACATGACTGGCTGTGAATTGATAACTTTTGAAGCTGAAGTCAGTGGAGATTCATGAGATTGTTTTGTCTACTTTTGattctgttttaaatttccataataaaaggaTTTTGGCAGTCTATTTGAATATTAGTAGCTTTCCTCATACAACTAAGTAACGTTCTCTTCTTTTTATAGTGCTGTGCCGTGGCTTTCATTGAGAAATTAGATGCTCAGTCTTTGAATTTAAGTCAGGAAGATTTTGATCGATACATGTCTGGCCAGACTTCTCCCAGGAAGCAAGAATCTGAGAACTGGTCTCCTGATGCTTGCTTAGGTGTTAAGCAAATGTATAAGAACTTGGATCTCCTGTCTCAGTTGAATGAACGACAAGAAAGGATTATGAATGAAGCCAAGAAACTTGAGAAGGACCTAATAGATTGGACCGATGGAATTGCAAAAGAGGTTCAAGACATTGTTGAGAAATATCCACTTGAAATTAAGCCCCCAAGTCAGTCGTTAGCAGCTATTGACTCTGAAAATGTTGAAAACGATAAACTTCCTCCACCATTGCAACCTCAAGTTTATGCGGGATgataaaaatttatatggatAGTATTTATTTGAGCCTAAATTGTAGCCAACCCTTACTACAGTCCACTGATTGGGATATAGAATATAACTTAATTGCTTATAAATATCAGAGCATTTTTAAAGGTACAGTTTAtgggaattttttgttttgtttgtttttcttggcaGGGGAGGCTTAGTAAATAATAAAGTACTATTTATTTGTGTCACTGAAATAGATTCATTTAAGGCTTGTGTGAAAATTTTgtctaaatctatttttttctccatgatttTCCTATGTGCTTCCTCTGTGGCATTCACTGTGTTTTGGATTCGGGTAAATAATTGCCTTTTAAAGGATAAGACAAATGAATGCTACAAAATGTATGTTTAAGGAAATTCAATGGTACCACTGTTCTacagtttgaaataattttataattgtaaagatagaaaatatattgataagtaaatatgtaaaattgtaaatatttaaaaaaaaaagaggaatggtGTCTGCTGTGCATGGCATttcatgtgttaattttttttagtttaaaatgaagtatattGAATATTTGCCTTTAACACCATTTTATCTGGTTTGCCCCACTAAAATGAATTCAGAAGTATTTAGACCTACTCCCCTTAAAATGTTGACTCCATCTTTAACAATCTGTTAGCCTTAACTCTGAGGTCCTGTAGAGTCAGAGAATATGGCACCACTGAGGTTCAGAATACTTTTTGGTTGTATAAAGTTACTGTTCAGTATAATTGAAAAATGATTGAGCCATGCTTCTTGcacctctttcctcctctcattcagcaagtatttccCAAGCTCTTTGTAGGGGAGCTGGCCCTGGGTGTGGGTCAGACAACAGAGGAGTGGACAGGTCTCTGCTGGCGGGAGAATCCCTCAGAGCTGTGAAGTGCAGGGGGGCTTCTGCCTCCAGAGTGTTCTTCTGACTTAATGGACAACCCAGACACGCTTCATGTCAACCTCTTGTTCAGGGTTTCTTAatctcagcactgttgacattggGGGCTGAGGATTTGTTGTTGTGAGCGCTGCCCTGTGCTCTGTGGGGTGTTTCCACCCTGGCCTCTGCACCCGCTGAATGCTAGTAGCAACCCCCACAGTTGTGAAAAAAATCATCTCGAGACATTGCCGGATGTCTCCTGGGGGACAGAATTGTCCCCAGTTAggaaccactgatctgttttgtGAGCAAGGGAGTTTTCCTCCTGGTGGGTAATACAGTATAACCAAAGGATATGACATTAAATGCTCAGTATCATGTCAGCTGACAGCTCATTCAGTGAGGGTTTACATCCCCTGCAGCGGGGAGCCTTTTCTAATCCTAATGGGACCTCTCATAACCCTTTTATGGTCCTCCTTGCAGTCAGTGATTTCTGTGGATGACCAGTGTACCTGTGAAGTTGTGAGGAGTCCCCAGGGCAGCATTCTTGAACAAGATCACATCACACAAGCAGCTAAGAAAGCTTCCCCTGGTGTTTCAGTGTCTTCCTAAGAGCACACCACGAATTTGTAGTGCAGTAGTTTTGGAATTAAACTAGGATGAGTATAAaactttttatccttttcttaaatttacatataaagtCCATCAAGTTGGCACATCTGTCATAAAGCACCAGAGATGTGAAGCAGTGAACTGAGTCAGCTGGTCACCAAGCTGACTTGGAATGTAATGCTTTACCGTCACACTGGGCCCAGATGGTTTTCATAGAgagctttctccttttttcttttctatgtacTTTCTAGGTGCTAATCCGGGTAAACACACTCAGTTCTCCTGGGAATATGCCGTTCTTTTAGTTCTGTACgttatgtttgttaaataaaatgtgcGTATCAGCCTCCCCagaaagctgtcttcttttgACTTCTTACCTGTGTTTAAAttgttgaattgatttttttttttttggtatatatctCATATTGGTTGAATTCTCCATATTTGGACtcttgccttttatttctcttaagtcAGCATCAATGCTATGGCCAGACTTTCTGTTTTCTCAACAGGAAAGTCTTGATATTTTATGCACTACAAGTGTTATTGGAATAAACCTTTGGAATAGAAGTCCTTATCAGTAAAGTTTCATGATCCATCCCTCTTCCAGATAGGTTGATTTTTGGTTCTTCATCTTAGgaaaatatacattattaatattttcacgTTAAACAGATTTCCCTTTTAAGCCTCTACCATCATTATCatacttaaaaatgaaacagacatTAGTTAAAATTAAGAACAAGAGAAGGATGTTTGCTATCACTACAATTAGCATTGTTCTGACAGTACTACCCAAGGTACTCTGTCTTCAGAAATAAAGGGGATAATGTAATCAATATAGACTTATTACAACCTGGTGGTTGAAGGCATGAAATCAAGGCAAGGATGCCAGTTTTCACCACTTTATTCAACGTGACACGTGTTGGAATTACCTGACAAGAATTTTTAAGACAGCATCATAAAAATGCATTGATGAACAAAGATAAACATGCTTGAAACAATTCACATTTCTATGAAAATAGAAAGTCGCAGCAAAACAAAGATATGAAGAAGAACCCAAAGGAAatgttagaactgaaaaatacaataactgaaatttaaaatacaaaagccCAAACCTCACTGTTTGGTCCCTATAA
Encoded proteins:
- the LOC105089697 gene encoding rab5 GDP/GTP exchange factor isoform X3, whose protein sequence is MSLKSERRGIHVDQSELLCKKGCGYYGNPAWQGFCSKCWREEYHKARQKQIQEDWELAERLQREEEEAFASSQSSQGAQSLTFSKFEEKKTNEKTRKVTTVKKFFSASSRVGSKKAEIQEAKAPSPSINRQTSIETDRVSKEFIEFLKTLHKTGQEIYKQTKLFLEAMHYKRDLSIEEQSECTQDFYQNVAERMQTRGKVPPERVEKIMDQIEKYIMTRLYKYVFCPETTDDEKKDLAIQKRIRALRWVTPQMLCVPVNEEIPEVSDMVVKAITDIIEMDSKRVPRDKLACITKCSKHIFNAIKITKNEPASADDFLPTLIYIVLKGNPPRLQSNIQYITRFCNPSRLMTGEDGYYFTNLCCAVAFIEKLDAQSLNLSQEDFDRYMSGQTSPRKQESENWSPDACLGVKQMYKNLDLLSQLNERQERIMNEAKKLEKDLIDWTDGIAKEVQDIVEKYPLEIKPPSQSLAAIDSENVENDKLPPPLQPQVYAG
- the LOC105089697 gene encoding rab5 GDP/GTP exchange factor isoform X6 codes for the protein MSLKSERRGIHVDQSELLCKKGCGYYGNPAWQGFCSKCWREEYHKARQKQIQEDWELAERLQREEEEAFASSQSSQGAQSLTFSKFEEKKTNEKTRKVTTVKKFFSASSRVGSKKEIQEAKAPSPSINRQTSIETDRVSKEFIEFLKTLHKTGQEIYKQTKLFLEAMHYKRDLSIEEQSECTQDFYQNVAERMQTRGKVPPERVEKIMDQIEKYIMTRLYKYVFCPETTDDEKKDLAIQKRIRALRWVTPQMLCVPVNEEIPEVSDMVVKAITDIIEMDSKRVPRDKLACITKCSKHIFNAIKITKNEPASADDFLPTLIYIVLKGNPPRLQSNIQYITRFCNPSRLMTGEDGYYFTNLCCAVAFIEKLDAQSLNLSQEDFDRYMSGQTSPRKQESENWSPDACLGVKQMYKNLDLLSQLNERQERIMNEAKKLEKDLIDWTDGIAKEVQDIVEKYPLEIKPPSQSLAAIDSENVENDKLPPPLQPQVYAG